From one Suicoccus acidiformans genomic stretch:
- the frr gene encoding ribosome recycling factor: protein MTPGNLIPTTRDRMKKSIEAYQREVSTIRAGRANASILDRVSVLYYGVPTPLNQLASITIPEARMLVISPYDKGSLGDIEKAIQTSDIGITPNNDGEVIRLVIPALTKERREELTKVVNAEQENAKVSVRNIRRDMIDEAKKLEKNNELTEDDVRQYEKDIQTETDKAIAEIEEITKAKQDEIMND from the coding sequence ATGACACCAGGAAATTTAATCCCAACTACGCGCGATCGAATGAAGAAATCGATTGAAGCATACCAACGTGAAGTTTCAACAATTCGTGCCGGTCGTGCGAATGCAAGTATTCTTGACCGTGTAAGTGTATTATATTACGGTGTACCTACACCTTTAAATCAACTGGCCAGTATCACCATTCCAGAAGCACGCATGCTTGTGATTTCGCCTTATGATAAAGGTAGCTTAGGCGATATTGAGAAAGCGATTCAAACGAGCGATATTGGTATTACTCCGAACAATGATGGCGAAGTGATTCGCTTAGTTATCCCAGCCTTAACGAAAGAGCGCCGGGAGGAGTTAACGAAAGTCGTCAACGCTGAGCAAGAGAATGCCAAAGTCAGTGTGCGTAACATTCGTCGTGATATGATTGATGAAGCGAAGAAACTCGAGAAGAATAATGAGTTAACAGAAGACGACGTACGTCAATATGAGAAAGATATTCAAACTGAGACTGATAAAGCGATCGCTGAAATTGAAGAGATTACGAAAGCGAAGCAAGATGAAATCATGAATGATTAA
- a CDS encoding flavocytochrome c: MLKKFLKTVLSSALICSLAAPGASVLAETVTAEGSGTGAHGEVKVEVSFEGNRITGIEILEEQENETLAEPVFTGLKEEIIARNSIDVDVVTGSTQSSEALITAVEEAIKAAGITLVAVSTEDEAEGDASDELAAQEYDVVVVGSGGAGFSAAIEAATAGKSVILLEKLPIVGGNTLISGGEMNAPGNWVQETLGIEDSVELYYEDTVKSGEDKGVPELVQLMAESALESAEWLRDEINVEFYDDQLFYFGGHSVERALIPLGHTGQEIITKFQAKADQLGIDVITEAGAEELLQDESDRIIGVKANTKDGFQDFLAKDGVILTTGGFGANEELRVKYNQEYDDRYLETVSPGSQGDGIVMAEAVGADLMNMEYIQTYPVADPETGRISLLADTRFDGAILINQEGERFVEELERRDVISQAILAQTGGYAYQLWNDALDQVSNSKELHQAEYESLLERGLLVEADSIEEVAEAFDIPVDNLKATLEKVAEYAETGEDKDFNHRKGLVNMDEGRYYLMKCKPSIHHTMGGLVINGKAEVLNTDGEPIEGLYAAGELTGVIHGVNRLGGNAITDIITFGRIAGQTVGNN, from the coding sequence ATGTTGAAGAAGTTTCTTAAGACGGTCTTAAGTAGCGCATTAATTTGTTCGCTTGCTGCTCCAGGAGCGAGTGTACTAGCAGAGACCGTGACGGCCGAAGGGTCTGGGACAGGAGCCCATGGCGAGGTAAAAGTTGAGGTAAGTTTCGAAGGAAATCGAATTACTGGTATTGAAATTCTGGAAGAACAGGAGAATGAGACCTTAGCTGAACCTGTCTTTACAGGATTAAAAGAAGAAATTATCGCGCGAAATTCTATCGATGTGGATGTGGTAACGGGCTCAACCCAGTCGAGCGAGGCATTGATTACTGCTGTTGAAGAAGCCATAAAAGCAGCCGGCATAACTTTGGTTGCCGTCTCTACTGAGGATGAAGCAGAAGGCGATGCTTCGGATGAATTAGCAGCGCAAGAATATGATGTTGTGGTAGTTGGTTCAGGTGGTGCAGGTTTCAGTGCTGCCATTGAAGCTGCTACAGCTGGTAAATCAGTTATTTTGCTTGAGAAATTACCGATTGTCGGAGGGAATACACTTATCAGTGGGGGCGAGATGAACGCGCCAGGTAACTGGGTCCAAGAAACACTGGGTATCGAAGACAGTGTGGAGTTATACTATGAAGACACGGTGAAGAGCGGCGAAGATAAAGGGGTACCTGAGCTGGTGCAATTAATGGCAGAAAGTGCGCTTGAATCAGCTGAATGGCTTCGAGATGAGATTAACGTAGAATTCTACGACGATCAACTATTCTATTTCGGTGGACATTCGGTGGAAAGAGCTCTTATTCCTCTAGGCCACACAGGTCAAGAGATAATTACTAAATTCCAAGCAAAAGCTGATCAATTAGGGATTGATGTGATTACTGAAGCGGGCGCGGAAGAATTACTGCAAGATGAGTCGGACCGCATCATTGGTGTGAAGGCCAATACCAAAGATGGTTTTCAAGACTTCTTGGCTAAAGACGGGGTTATCCTTACTACCGGAGGTTTCGGAGCCAATGAAGAATTACGGGTGAAATACAACCAAGAATATGATGACCGCTACTTAGAAACAGTCAGCCCAGGTTCACAAGGTGATGGGATTGTTATGGCCGAAGCAGTTGGAGCAGACTTGATGAATATGGAATATATCCAAACATATCCAGTCGCGGATCCGGAAACAGGACGCATTTCACTTTTAGCAGATACTCGTTTCGATGGGGCGATTCTGATTAATCAAGAAGGCGAACGTTTCGTTGAGGAATTAGAACGTCGCGATGTTATCTCCCAAGCTATCTTAGCTCAGACTGGTGGATATGCTTATCAGTTATGGAACGATGCATTGGACCAAGTTTCAAACTCGAAAGAATTACACCAAGCTGAGTATGAAAGCTTACTTGAGCGTGGCCTCTTGGTAGAAGCAGATTCGATTGAAGAGGTAGCTGAAGCCTTTGATATTCCAGTAGATAACTTAAAAGCTACCTTAGAGAAAGTTGCGGAATATGCTGAAACGGGAGAAGATAAAGACTTCAATCACCGTAAAGGCTTAGTCAATATGGATGAAGGACGTTACTACTTGATGAAATGTAAGCCATCGATTCATCATACTATGGGTGGCTTAGTCATTAACGGAAAGGCTGAAGTACTCAATACAGATGGCGAGCCAATTGAAGGCTTGTATGCCGCTGGTGAATTAACGGGGGTCATCCACGGGGTTAACCGCCTTGGTGGTAATGCGATTACCGATATTATCACCTTCGGTCGGATTGCAGGGCAAACTGTCGGAAATAATTAA
- the tsf gene encoding translation elongation factor Ts, protein MAKISAQQVKELREMTGVGMMDAKKALVEVDGDMDKAVDFLREKGLAKAAKKADRIAAEGLTATYVDGNTAAIVEVNSETDFVAKNEQFQNYVQTIVKAVAENKPADMDEANAIEVDGQSISDLVLEATNKIGEKISFRRFEVLTKEDGDVFGVYQHNGGLISVLVKIANSSDETVARDVAMHIAAINPQYVSPEQVPQDVIEKEEAIQKEIALNEGKPENIVEKMIKGRMQKFLAEISLTEQPFVKDGDVTVSQYVKQAGGEVENFVRFAVGEGIEKREENFADEVASQMNI, encoded by the coding sequence ATGGCTAAGATTAGTGCACAACAAGTAAAAGAATTACGTGAAATGACAGGTGTTGGAATGATGGACGCGAAGAAAGCGTTAGTCGAAGTAGACGGAGATATGGATAAAGCCGTTGACTTCCTTCGCGAGAAAGGTTTAGCGAAAGCTGCTAAGAAAGCAGACCGCATCGCTGCAGAAGGTTTAACTGCAACTTATGTTGATGGTAACACTGCTGCTATCGTGGAAGTAAACTCTGAAACAGACTTCGTTGCCAAAAACGAACAATTCCAAAACTACGTTCAAACAATCGTTAAGGCAGTTGCTGAAAACAAACCAGCAGACATGGATGAAGCAAATGCTATTGAAGTAGATGGTCAATCAATTAGTGACCTTGTACTTGAAGCAACAAACAAGATTGGTGAGAAAATCTCATTCCGTCGTTTCGAAGTATTAACGAAAGAAGACGGCGATGTATTTGGTGTATACCAACATAATGGTGGTTTAATCTCAGTTCTTGTAAAAATTGCTAATTCATCTGATGAAACGGTTGCGCGTGACGTTGCTATGCACATCGCTGCAATTAACCCACAATACGTAAGCCCTGAACAAGTACCTCAAGATGTTATCGAGAAAGAAGAAGCCATCCAGAAAGAAATTGCTTTAAACGAAGGTAAGCCAGAAAATATCGTTGAGAAGATGATTAAAGGCCGTATGCAGAAATTCTTGGCTGAAATCAGCTTAACAGAGCAACCATTTGTTAAAGATGGTGACGTAACAGTTAGCCAATACGTGAAACAAGCGGGTGGTGAGGTAGAAAACTTTGTTCGCTTCGCTGTAGGTGAAGGTATCGAGAAACGCGAAGAAAACTTTGCGGATGAAGTAGCTTCACAAATGAATATCTAA
- a CDS encoding ISL3 family transposase, with protein sequence MNHFIEKTFQLKDKNIEIDMDYCEEIEFKGRTSLFYRGTLAYKPEACPHCGIANNDYVIVSNGKRSSRLTLTAKSGLPAYLILAKQRFLCKACGRSFTAKTSIVNPDCYITNQVKQQIMDRATRVTCETDIAKDTFVSPNTVRRVIHETARAIRIRSTEQLPKHLSFDEFKSVKSVKAAMSFICCDTLSHKIVDVVEDRKTHSLSAYFSRFSRQARYQVQTITIDMYEPYMHLAKRWFPNAKIILDPFHLIQALNRELDRTRIRYMNEVRYKDSRLYNKLKRYWKLILKPKSDLMSTEYHRFPLFDWLTNTRSIVDYLIQHDDVLKDTYQMVHQLGDALRDRNWQRYQEILAQSRSMTLSKGLRRVLRTFRKYGEYIHNTLTHAGLSNGPIEGINNKIKLLKRNGYGYRNFSHFRDRILLMCRLYEPKNKEKDQATNLVA encoded by the coding sequence ATGAATCATTTTATCGAAAAAACCTTCCAATTAAAAGACAAAAACATTGAAATCGATATGGATTATTGTGAAGAGATAGAATTCAAAGGGCGAACATCGCTCTTTTATCGAGGAACATTGGCATATAAACCGGAGGCTTGTCCTCATTGTGGCATTGCCAATAATGATTATGTCATTGTCAGTAATGGAAAACGCTCCTCTCGTCTGACATTAACAGCCAAATCAGGCTTACCTGCTTACTTAATCCTAGCTAAGCAACGCTTTTTATGCAAAGCCTGTGGGCGGTCATTTACAGCGAAGACATCCATCGTTAATCCTGACTGCTATATTACGAATCAAGTCAAACAACAGATTATGGACCGCGCCACAAGAGTCACTTGTGAAACAGATATCGCCAAAGATACTTTTGTATCACCAAATACAGTCCGACGGGTGATTCATGAAACCGCTCGAGCTATTCGAATACGGTCCACTGAACAGTTGCCTAAGCATCTATCCTTTGATGAATTTAAAAGCGTTAAGTCGGTTAAAGCAGCGATGAGCTTCATCTGTTGTGATACACTGTCACATAAAATCGTAGATGTGGTCGAAGACAGAAAAACACACTCACTCAGTGCTTATTTCTCAAGGTTTAGTCGCCAAGCACGTTACCAAGTTCAAACCATTACGATAGATATGTACGAACCATACATGCACCTGGCAAAGCGATGGTTTCCAAATGCAAAGATTATTCTTGATCCGTTCCATTTAATTCAAGCCTTAAATCGCGAATTAGATCGGACACGAATTCGTTACATGAACGAGGTTCGTTATAAAGATTCAAGACTCTATAATAAACTTAAGCGTTATTGGAAATTAATACTCAAACCAAAAAGCGACTTAATGTCTACTGAATACCATCGCTTCCCACTGTTTGATTGGTTAACCAATACTCGTAGCATTGTGGACTATCTCATTCAGCACGACGACGTCTTGAAGGATACCTATCAAATGGTGCATCAATTGGGCGATGCCTTAAGGGATAGGAACTGGCAACGATATCAAGAGATTTTGGCACAAAGCCGGTCCATGACACTTTCAAAAGGCTTAAGGCGTGTATTAAGGACGTTCAGAAAGTATGGGGAATATATCCATAACACACTCACACATGCAGGCCTTAGTAATGGTCCTATCGAAGGGATTAATAATAAGATTAAACTACTCAAACGCAATGGTTATGGTTACAGAAACTTCAGTCATTTTAGAGACAGAATATTACTCATGTGCCGACTTTATGAACCTAAGAACAAAGAAAAAGATCAAGCAACAAATTTAGTCGCTTGA
- the pyrH gene encoding UMP kinase, which produces MVQPKYERVVLKLSGEAIAGEKGYGIDPATIDVMVQEIKEIYELGVEIAIIVGGGNIWRGQIGEEMGMERAQADYMGMLATVMNALALQDVLENNDVPTRVQTSIEMRQIAEPYIRRKAIRHLEKSRVVIFAGGTGNPYFTTDTTAALRAAEINADVILMAKNNVDGVYDSDPSINVEAKKFDELTHLDVIAKGLKVMDSTASSLSMDNDIPLVVFNLNEPGNIKRVVLGENIGTTVLAKYDTQDSDK; this is translated from the coding sequence ATGGTTCAACCGAAATATGAGCGCGTTGTCTTGAAATTAAGTGGTGAGGCAATTGCAGGAGAGAAGGGCTACGGTATCGATCCAGCGACGATTGATGTTATGGTCCAGGAGATTAAAGAAATCTACGAACTTGGTGTTGAAATTGCGATTATCGTAGGTGGCGGTAATATTTGGCGTGGGCAAATTGGTGAAGAGATGGGTATGGAACGGGCGCAAGCCGATTATATGGGCATGTTGGCTACTGTGATGAATGCTTTGGCCTTACAAGATGTTCTGGAGAATAATGACGTGCCAACCCGGGTACAAACATCCATTGAAATGCGTCAAATTGCTGAGCCTTATATTCGTCGCAAAGCTATTCGTCATTTAGAGAAAAGCCGGGTTGTGATTTTCGCCGGGGGTACAGGTAATCCTTACTTTACCACGGATACAACGGCTGCCTTACGGGCTGCAGAGATTAATGCGGATGTGATCTTAATGGCCAAGAATAATGTGGATGGAGTTTATGACTCCGATCCGTCGATTAACGTTGAAGCGAAGAAATTTGATGAATTGACCCATTTAGATGTGATTGCTAAAGGCTTGAAGGTTATGGATTCAACTGCCAGCTCTTTAAGTATGGATAATGATATTCCATTAGTTGTATTCAATCTAAATGAACCTGGCAATATTAAACGAGTGGTTCTCGGAGAGAACATCGGTACGACCGTTCTTGCCAAGTATGATACACAAGATAGCGACAAATAA